Sequence from the Cuculus canorus isolate bCucCan1 chromosome 24, bCucCan1.pri, whole genome shotgun sequence genome:
GGACAGTGAACGGCTGTCAGCCCCTAAACTCTCCTTGGGCAGTCGGTCCTCGAATGATGCAGCTGGAGGGGGCTGGAAGGGCAGGAAGCATTGCGATGGGATGGTTCCTGTTGGAACCGAAACCAGATTTGCTGGTtttggatcatagaatcatgggatggtttgctttggaagagactttaaagatcatctagttccaccctcctgccatgggcaaggacacctccctctggagcaggttgctccaagccacgtccaacctggccttgaacacctccagggatggggcagcctctgggcaacctgggccagggcctcctcaccctcatcttgaagaattttttcctcgTGTCctatctaaatcttcccccttccaatttaaagcctttcaccctcatcctatcgctccaggcccttgtagagtccctccccacctttcctggagcccctttccgtactggaagctgctttaaggtctctccgaagccttcttttctccaggctgaacaaccccaactctctcagcctgtcctcagagcagaggttctccagccgTTGGATAATCTTTTTGGCCTCTCCTGGATgcgttccaacagttccatcttcTCCTTATGTTGTGGATAACGTGAGGATATTAAGGAAATGTATTAATTAAGGACAGTCGCTCCTAACCCAACAAGGTGCCCTCCCGTGCCAGCGTTTTTCAAGGCTGAAATGTGTAAAGCATAGAATGACTTTCAGTCTTCTCCGTTGCAGGAAGCGAACCTGACTCTGTCGACAGAGCGGCGCTGCTTGGCAGCGCCGTCAGGAACTAGGGACCTGCTGTGATCCATGATGGGAGGCCGGTGTGAGACAGCAGCGATGCTGTGAAGGTTGGGCTCTGCTTCCCCCCCATGCAGAGCTACAGGGGACTATGTTTTCCCCTTCCTGCTTTATCTGGAGCATGGGAAGCCCGCGTTGAGGTTTGCTCAGTGATGTGTGTGATCCCtggccagccccagccccatgCAGGGGTTGTCACACCCCTTGTTGTGTTCTCCAGCAATGGGATGCAGCGAGGCTGTGGCAAAGTGGTCTCCGCGCACCCTGCCAGGGCTCCAGGTAGGAGAGGCTGTGGTGTGATGTGAGATAATAGCTTTTTCCTGTAAGATGTGACTCTGAAGGGACCCTGGTTGTGTGGAAACGGAGCCCCAGCTCAGCACCGCGATGGTTGGAGCCCAGGTGCTCTCGGTGCTCACTGGGGCCCGGTTTTACCTCTGCTTTGTCCTGCTCGGCCTCCTGAATAATGGAAGGGCTGTAAGCGGATCCAACCTGGCTCTCCAATTTCCCTAGGGGAAAGACAGAGGCTTGGCCACCACCCTGGCCTCACCCTGTCACTCTCCTTGCTGGGGATCAGGTGTCAGACGGAGCTGAGCTGGGCAGGATGAGGGCTGGGTACTGCGGGGAGGTGGCCAGTGCCTGAGTGGGTCCCCTTGGGCTGTCCCACCccagagctcagctccagccccagctgggGGCACTGGGTCTTCCCGGACCCAGGGCTGGGCCTCTTCCCCTCTCAGAACAGCTTTTACATCAGGGGCTTCTCTCTGTTCTCCTGCTTATTCCAAGAACAAGCAAGAATAGAATGGAATACTTCAGTTGGGAGGGACAAAAATGTGCCTTCTAGCCCTGTTTCTTCATAGGtctatgaagatgatctgagggctggagcccctctgctctgaggacaggctgagagagttggggttgttcagcctggagaagagaaggctccagggagaccttagagcagcttccagtgctgaaaggggctccaggaaagctggggaggggctttggaCAAGGGACTGGAGtggcaggatgagggggaatggctttaaactggaaggggtaagatttagattagacgttaggaagaaattcttcacgctgagcatggggaggccctggcccaggttgcccagagcagtggtggctgccccatccctggaggtgttccaggccaggttggatggggcttggagcccctgatccagtggaagcaccctctgcccgtggcagggggtggaactggatgggctttgaggttcctctgacccaaaccgttccatgattctatgaaatcctgCCCTGTGTTCCGAGATGGTGGATGGGGCCCAACGGGGTTTGGTGGCTCTGCTGCGCCCGAAGCGGTGCTGCATGTTCCCTGAAAGGCTCAATCCCACggcagagctgccagctgcCCCCAGGAGCGCTGGGGACCCCATGGCTGCGTGGGACACCGCggccctcccctcccttccgCCCCGCGGGGGCAGGAAGGGCCCCAGTTCCTTCCTGCGCAGGAATAGGGGTGATGGGGCGCCACGGTGAGTAAAGCCCTCCCCATCCTGCATCTGCTGCTGGTTGTTTTGACATCCTGTGTGAGTCCCTgagccccacatccctcccaCGTCCTCGCGTGCAATCAAACAGCGAACCTCTGCTGGGTTGCACCGTCTCAGCTCCCGTGGCCCTTCTGGCGTCTTCTAGTCCTATCCAGGTGCCAATTTCCACTGCGATGCGGATGTCCCCACTGAGCTCCCTGCGGGGACAGAGCTGCTGGCGTCCCGTGATGGGAATGTaggatttaaaaatcaaacagtgAGGGGAAAGTGAAAACCAGCAGACCCAGGAGCCTGGTTCCTGCTCTACCATATCTCTCCATGGTCACCTTGTCCTCACAGACGTATCCAAGAGCAACAATTCCTTCTAAACCCACAGCAGCAGCCGGGGTGGGAGGGCGCCGCAAGGGATTTATAGAAGACGGAGCCTGGGAAGAGACATTGAAGAGTTTGCAAAGGTAGGAGAGATCCAGGCCAGCGATTAGAGAAGGGAAATGGGATCTGCGCTTCTGTGTGGATAAATGACAGGaatggggtggaggggaaggatctttctcttgtttttggATGCTGCCCGTGAGCTGCTGTGTTGGAAGGAGATGAAGAGCACCCAGCTCCAAGCAATGCTGTTGGGTGACTTGTGGGTGCTCCAGGGCTGTGGgtctggagcagggaaggggtggGGGAGAAGTGAGGCTTGAAgggtggaggagctggagacaACCCGGGCCCTGGGAAGGGCCCCACGTGGCCCGTGTTGGCTCACGGGGGTGGAGGAGTTCCACATTTCCataggcactggcagaggctgcccagggaggtggtggagtccccatgcctggaggggtttagaagatgggtggatgaggtgctgagggagctggtttagtagtggacaggtacagttgggtttgatgatctcaaaggtcttttccaaccaggtgattctatgaagtggtTTTGTCCCCAGCCAGGGCTGCGATACCCAATGTCAGGGGCACTGTGGGGAACCCGTGGGGTGCGTTCCTTTGGGATCCTggcagctgcctctgccctggccaggggggctgcggggcagtTCTGGCACCGGAAGATTCTGCCGTGCATGGGAGTTGGAGATGATGGGGCTTGATGAGAGCCCCTCGGGGGTCTGAGAATGCCTGGGGGCCTGGGGCCGCCAACGGGGATGGCGGGAGGGTGGGATGCAGCCTGTGCCATCGTGGGACGCCCAGTCCAGGGAGAGGCTGAGGCTGCCCAGTGCCcacagcggggctgggggcccTTCGCCCCATCACACCCAGGGTCCCCACCAGCCCATCCAGTTCACCCAGCACTTGCTGGACTGGGGCAGAGGACGCCGGCAGATGCTCCTCCTCTGCGGGAGGCAGGCGAGGACTCGGGGTGGGGCTTTGCTGAGCAAGAAACCACAgtcctgccagccctggggaAGCTGCCAGGGCTGAGCACCCCGGCGAGACAGCGAGGCTCCCTGGCTGCCACCTCCGTGCACCCACGCGCCGGGCTGCCGCGCACCCCGTAAGTTCCCGCTGCCTCACTGGGCgcatccagagcagtgctgggcAGAAGCCATCTCACTGGTGTTGTGGGATGGGGCGGCGTGAGAAAGGGGCATCAGGGTCAcctgggggctgggggtgcaggcagggtAGTGGGATGGGGGTCCCTATGCTGTCAGCATCAGGGTTAGAGCTGAGACCCTCTGTGCCATAGGGCTGTAGGACACCTTGGGTTGACCTAAAGCTTTGGCTCTCAGAGTCCTGTGCTGCTTAAAAGtggcttttcccttccttcctccctgcgGGACAGCCCTTGGAGCAGAGGCAcccacagggctggggctggACCCCGGGCTGGCTCTTGAGGGGTGGCCATGAGCGCCCATCTGCACAGCCCCGAATGGCCGTGATTTGCCCATCGGGGCCATTGTGGTGCCAGTTTGCCCCGTCCTCCATTGAGTGAGTGGCAAATTGTGGTGCTGGGTCGCAGCGTGCCCCTCTCTGtcctggggatgctgtggggaggTGATGGTGGGCGCTGACCTTTGACACCGATGTGCTGCTTCCCCCTGGGCGACATGCGGTCTTTCCCGTGCCTCCGTTTCCCCCAGCACGACAAGGTGCTTTGGGCAGTGGGACAGCGAGCCCGTTGTTCCCCTGCTCCTCCGGCAAAGAGCCGCACTCTTCCCTGTGCCGGAGGAAGCAGCGGGGCTGCCTGCGCACGGGGAGCATCCGGCCCATCCTTGCGGCCTTGTGGGACCGAGGCAGTGTATTCACTCgttctccttcccctctgctgctAGACTGAGTCACGGCTGCTGTGGCACGTAGCCCGCTCGGCCGGGAGGCTCTGAGCAGAGCGGAGGGTTTGCTCTGCCGCCGGGCGAGGGGCACTCAGCAGCCCCTGGCGCAGCGTCCCAGTGGAGTGGCTTTTGGGGAGGTCCCCAGCAGATGCTGAGCTGCGGGGAAGGAGCATGAGGGGCTGGGGTGGGAGTGGGGACAGAGATGCTCTGTGGAGACACCTGTAACGAGAGCAGGAGGCTGCCGCCCAGCCAGGCCGTGGGTCCCGCTTGTGCCCATCCATCCGAGAGGCTTTGTTTCTCCATGGAGGCAAAACCCAACCCCCAAATAGGGCACTGATCATGGTGCGGTGTTCATTACTTTTGGTTCTCTTGAGCCTATGCTGCTGGTGGGGTGAGGGGTGTGTGACTCCCCGTTCCCTGCAGGCTCCATGGACAAAACAGGCTGTGGGAACTGGGCGTGCTGAGCAGCACCTTGGTTTCCACCCAGGATGGGCCTCTGGCAGCCAGATGCCGTCCCAGCAGCCAGGAAAACCTTTGCCCCCTGCAGTATAAATCCGCCCAGCCCCGCTGGGGCTGGATGCCAAACCAGCTTGCCTCCTGGACTTGTGATGCACTATGGTCGTGGAGATCCGGGCTTGGAAACCTCCAGCGTGGCCTCAAGGTGTGACATCCCCATGGCTTGGAGTGGGTCCCTAAAgctgctccctgcctgtgccccttcgctgcgcagggaggggaggctggggctgccccagaGCGAGAAGCACCCCCGgttctccctgctctgcttggACCTGGACAGATTAGAAGCAGGTCCAGGAGCTCGTTGTCCCTGATTGCTTTGAGGAACCGGAGCTCAGCCCCTGCTGCGTTGGCAGCCACTCTGCTCTCCTTGGCTGAGCCATGGCTCAACCCAAGCCTCCCTGGGAGAGAGCAGCTCGCTCTGTTTTAATTGCTTATCTTGGAGTAACAAGCAATGTTCCTGGGTGAGGTCAGCACGATGAGGACCACGCTGGCTGCTGCCGTGCAGGTGCCTGCTCTGCACTGGCTCCTTCAGATGCTGACAAGCCCCTAAAGGACATTTGGCCGGGAAAATGGAGGGTTTTCCAGCAGAGGAGCTGCACCGACCCCTGCCCTTCGGGGCTCTGGGTGGGCTGGGAGCATCCACTGCTCAGCAGGAGTTGATCATAAAATCAGGGagtggttttggttggaagggacctcaaagcccatccagtcccaccccctgccatgggcagggacgcctcccactggatcaggggctccaagccccatccaacctggcctggaacccctccagggatggggcagccaccactgctctgggcaccctgggccagggcctccccaccttcgtcgtgaagaatttctttctaatgtctaatctaaatcttcccccctccaatttaaagccattccccctcatcctgccaGTCCAGTCCTGTGTAAAAAgtcctggagccctttcagcactggaagctgctctaaggtctccctgaagccttctcttctccaggctgaacaaccccatctccctcagcctgtccttgtatcATCTCTGTCACCTCCTCTGGCAGTGATGGATTTGAGAAGTCCTGGGTAAAGCGCAGTCATTCAGGATCTCTGGCAGCTTTCCCAGCATGTTATTACAGAACTGGGGAGGGCTTTTCCTCCATGGATTTGCcttcaaagacattttcatcTAAACAAGCCGAGGTGCTGTGAGCAGTTGGGATGGGGCTGGCCAGCCTGGTCGCCAGTTTCCCCTCTTCCAAGGCAGCCCTGGTCATATTTATGATGGAACCCCCCCAGAAAATCACAGGAGCCTTTTAGCCTCCTGCCACGCCTCTGCTACAAGGCAAAATATCTCAAGAGCAGTGTAAATTCCTTGAGGTGACACTTCTCCCCATTTAGGCGCAGCTTTCTTGTCCTGCCAAACAAGGGCCGTGGTGGGAACGGGGTGATCGTGGCTGCCcggggcaggaggggctgcaggagctgcttcGTCCTTGTGATGCTGGAATAGCAGCCTGGGTTCCTTTGAGTGcatcccagggctcagtgcctGTTCCTTGAGTGCCACCATGACCCGAAAGCCTTCACGGAGGCGTGTGtcacctccttttcttctgccccACTCGGGGGGGTTGGCAGGGGCAGATTTTGTCGCTGGCTGTTCTTTCCTGGTTGGGTTGGGGTGTCCTGCCCAAAGGGGACGGTGTCTGGGTGCTTCCTGgtgccccacggctgcccctGGGCGTGGAGGGGTCAGCCGGGTGCTGGTCCAGGGGACGGTGGCTTTCCCTGGGCTGTGCCCTGACCTGATGGgccccttcctcctgcaggcCTCGGCGTGTGAGCCTGGTGCTATGCGATGCTCCCTGAAGCGCTCCCTCACCGCTGCGCTCGTGGCTGCCTCcgtcctcttcctcctcttcttcctccatgggggcagccagcaggaacaggaacTCCCAGAGGTGAGTCCTCAGCAATGATGTCCTGCTGGAGGAGCCACTGGAGCTCCTTCATCCCCACCTGCCACACACAGACCCtgaccccagctctgctctttccctGTCCCGTCTCACCCCCAAATTTTagctctgccttctctcccTGGGGTTGTCCTTTGCACGTGGGCTTCCCCTGATCCCGGAGCGGGGAGGGCAGGACAAGGGCTCCCCATCATCACTGGGTCCCTCCTTGCACACGTGTCCACGGTGCTCTGGGATCTGACCTGGTTGCCTGCGGTTCCCATCCAGGTGGATCTCGGGGGCTTGGCCCCAGAGATGGTCCTGCAGGTGCTGCAGCCGGAAGGAGCCCTGCGCATCCTCAGGGACACAGATGATCTCTCTGCACTCCACAATGTCTCCTACCGCCTCCTCGCTGGCTCCCTCTCATCCCAGAAAAGTGAGTGGCTCTGGGACCCCACACCAGACAGGACTCAGGGTGAGATGAAGGGGTGGAAGAAGATCAGTGTGCTCCAACATGGTCCATGCTTCGGCACTTCGGGACTGAGGTGACTGTGGGCATTTTGGGTTTCCTGGATTTCTGTGGGGAAGGTGGATGAGACAGCATCTCCCTAGGGTTGAGTTTACTGCTCTCCAGTGAggaaggtggagatggtgggaCTGGACCATGGGGACAACTGCTTAGTGTcagagatgtggaaaaaaagcaattcacCTTCAAACACCACAGCAAAGAGCTCGGGGCAGCCCCACGCCAGCCTGCGCTGACACCAGAGGTCTGGTGTGTGCACGGTATGGCCCAGCCCGCGGCAAAACTGCAGCAACGTTGGACAAGCGCAGCGCCCgctgggctgtggggagggCAAGCAGATCCTCATCCCAGCGTGGCTGCATCTCAGGTTCAGAGTAAGGTAGGGGCCTGCTTCCAGGATGTGCAGTTGTGCCATGAAGCCATCCCTGCCCTGTGGACCATTTCTGCACCATTCCTCCCCCAAATTTGGCTTTTTTAACTGTCTTTTTATCAAATCATTCTTCTTTGGAGAAGCCCTTGGCTTCTCATCATGGCTTCTCCCTGCCCTTTGGGCCAGGTTTGGGCACCTCCTGAGGTGCTGGGGGCTTCAGCTTTAGGAAGGACCTTTGATATGGGGCTGTAAATAGTAAGATATTTGGGCTGGTCATGCAGAGGGCTTTTTGGACCCCCCTCCTTGCAGCTTGCAGGGAAAACCCTCACCACGGTGTGTGTcaggtcacccctcagcctgcCGTAATGTCTTTCCTTTGCCTTGCAGAATTCTTGGCGGTGGGATTGGCGTCGGTGCGGCGGCCGCGTGGCTACTACCTCCCTGCCACACTCCAGTCCCTCTTCACGCAGTCGACAGAGGAGGAGCTGCgggagatggtggtggtggtgcacCTGGCTGACAAGGACCCCACCTGGAATGTGCGCGTGGCTGTTGATCTCACCCGCAAGTTCGCTCAGCACATCCACCTGGGCCGTCTCCTGCTTATCCATGTGCCCCAAGAGTTTTACCCCACCCTCGAGGGCCTCAAGAGAAACTACAACGATCCAGAGGAGCGAGTGAGGTTCCGATCTAAGCAGAATGTGGATTACGCCTTCCTCCTCGCCTTTGCTGCCAACCTCTCCTCCTACTACTTGATGATCGAGGATGACGTGTGGTCTGCCAAGTCCTTCTTGACGGCCATCCGCAAGGCACTGGCTTCCCGGGAAGGCTCCAGCTGGGCCACCCTTGAGTTCTCCAAGCTGGGCTACATTGGAAAGCTCTACCGCTCCAGCGACCTTCCACGCCTGGCTCGTTTCCTCCTCCTATTCTACCAGGAGATGCCGTGCGACTGGCTGCTGGTCCACTTCCGCCTCCTGCTCACCCAAAAGGACGTCATCCGCTTCAAGCCCTCCCTCTTCCAGCACATGGGTCTCTACTCCTCCTTCCAGGGCACCATCAACCGGCTGGAGGACGACGAGTTCCAGGCTGATGCTTTGGACCTTCCAGACAACCCACCAGCGGCCTTGTTCACCAGCATGTCCATCTTTGAGAACTACGAGCCCCTCAAGGCTTACAGCACAGCTGAAGGATATTTCTGGGGGAAAGACCCAGCAGCCGGCAGCACCTTCTCCATCGTCTTCCAGCAGCCGTCTCGTGTCACCCGTGTGCGGGTGCGCACAGGCTCCAAGGAGCGCCAGAGGGATTTCCTGCATTCAGGagtgctggagctgggctggcgTCGTCGGGCTGATGGCCGTGACTGCGCTACCTACACCATGGTGGGCACCTTTGAGAAGGGGACGTTGGAGCGCCGGGGGCTGGAGAGGGGTGTGCCCAGCCCCGTGGAGTGCATGAGGATCCGGGTGACCCGGGACCAGAGTGAGTGGCTCATCATCCAGAGCATTGACATCTGGACCACAGACACCTGAGCGGGAACGAGGTGTCTGGATTTGATACTGagaagtcttttatttttctcactccCTGTTTTGataaagaattaaattattGCCTCTTGCTGGCGCTGCCTTCTGGCTCCAGAGGggtggcaggagctgctgaggggcgGGAGCAGGGCCCaccagggaggagcagaggctgcacagcGGCAAACATTTTCTCCTTGGGTGGATGGTGCACAGAACAGAGCCAATCAGCTAACGAACAAATCAAATTATctgaacttgatgatctttaaggttccttccaacccaaaccattctatgaaaacattATCGAGGCAGTGGCATTTCTGCAGCCTCTCCACAccaccctctccccatctcagTTTTTGAACCCACCAA
This genomic interval carries:
- the LOC104059025 gene encoding alpha-1,6-mannosyl-glycoprotein 4-beta-N-acetylglucosaminyltransferase-like isoform X2, with the translated sequence MRCSLKRSLTAALVAASVLFLLFFLHGGSQQEQELPEVDLGGLAPEMVLQVLQPEGALRILRDTDDLSALHNVSYRLLAGSLSSQKKFLAVGLASVRRPRGYYLPATLQSLFTQSTEEELREMVVVVHLADKDPTWNVRVAVDLTRKFAQHIHLGRLLLIHVPQEFYPTLEGLKRNYNDPEERVRFRSKQNVDYAFLLAFAANLSSYYLMIEDDVWSAKSFLTAIRKALASREGSSWATLEFSKLGYIGKLYRSSDLPRLARFLLLFYQEMPCDWLLVHFRLLLTQKDVIRFKPSLFQHMGLYSSFQGTINRLEDDEFQADALDLPDNPPAALFTSMSIFENYEPLKAYSTAEGYFWGKDPAAGSTFSIVFQQPSRVTRVRVRTGSKERQRDFLHSGVLELGWRRRADGRDCATYTMVGTFEKGTLERRGLERGVPSPVECMRIRVTRDQTVPGRG
- the LOC104059025 gene encoding alpha-1,6-mannosyl-glycoprotein 4-beta-N-acetylglucosaminyltransferase-like isoform X1; the protein is MRCSLKRSLTAALVAASVLFLLFFLHGGSQQEQELPEVDLGGLAPEMVLQVLQPEGALRILRDTDDLSALHNVSYRLLAGSLSSQKKFLAVGLASVRRPRGYYLPATLQSLFTQSTEEELREMVVVVHLADKDPTWNVRVAVDLTRKFAQHIHLGRLLLIHVPQEFYPTLEGLKRNYNDPEERVRFRSKQNVDYAFLLAFAANLSSYYLMIEDDVWSAKSFLTAIRKALASREGSSWATLEFSKLGYIGKLYRSSDLPRLARFLLLFYQEMPCDWLLVHFRLLLTQKDVIRFKPSLFQHMGLYSSFQGTINRLEDDEFQADALDLPDNPPAALFTSMSIFENYEPLKAYSTAEGYFWGKDPAAGSTFSIVFQQPSRVTRVRVRTGSKERQRDFLHSGVLELGWRRRADGRDCATYTMVGTFEKGTLERRGLERGVPSPVECMRIRVTRDQSEWLIIQSIDIWTTDT